In Vibrio atlanticus, the following proteins share a genomic window:
- a CDS encoding NAD-dependent malic enzyme — protein sequence MNNDKRPLYIPYAGPALLSTPLLNKGSAFSAEERSSFNLEGLLPETTETIQEQVGRAYKQYCNFESDMDKHIYLRNIQDTNETLFYRLVQNHISEMMPIIYTPTVGAACENFSNIYRRGRGLFISYPNRDRIDDLLNNATNHNVKVIVVTDGERILGLGDQGIGGMGIPIGKLALYTACGGISPAYMLPIVLDVGTNNPQRLADPMYMGWRHPRITGADYDAFVEEFIQAVQRRWPDALVQFEDFAQKNAMPLLERYKDRLCCFNDDIQGTAAVTVGSLLAACKAANSKLSDQRITFLGAGSAGCGIAEAIIAQMVSEGISDAQARSQVYMVDRWGLLQEGMQNLLDFQQRLVQTNANTKDWESDGTGFSLLDVVRHAKPTVLVGVSGAPGLFSKEVIKEMNLHCERPIVFPLSNPTSRVEATPNDIIRWTDGQALVATGSPFEPVVHNGTTYPIAQCNNSYIFPGIGLGVLAVNASRITDEMLMESSRALATCSPLAINGSGALLPPLEEIHTVSKKIAFAVGKKAIEQGVALEITEEALQQAIDQHFWQPVYRRYKRTAF from the coding sequence ATGAACAACGATAAACGCCCTCTATATATCCCTTATGCTGGTCCTGCTCTACTAAGTACCCCTCTTCTAAACAAAGGCAGCGCATTCTCTGCTGAAGAGCGCAGTTCTTTCAACCTTGAAGGCTTGTTACCGGAAACAACCGAAACAATCCAAGAGCAAGTAGGACGTGCATACAAGCAATATTGTAACTTCGAAAGTGATATGGATAAGCATATCTACCTTCGTAACATCCAAGACACTAATGAAACGCTTTTTTATCGTTTAGTTCAAAACCACATCTCTGAAATGATGCCTATCATTTACACGCCAACAGTTGGCGCAGCATGTGAGAACTTCTCAAATATTTACCGTCGTGGCCGTGGTCTGTTTATCTCATACCCGAACCGCGATCGTATCGATGACCTACTGAACAATGCGACAAACCACAACGTTAAAGTTATCGTGGTTACGGATGGTGAGCGTATTCTTGGTTTGGGAGACCAAGGTATCGGTGGCATGGGTATTCCAATTGGTAAACTAGCACTTTACACAGCTTGTGGCGGCATCAGCCCAGCTTACATGCTACCAATCGTGCTCGATGTGGGTACAAACAACCCGCAGCGTCTTGCTGACCCAATGTACATGGGCTGGCGTCACCCTCGTATCACAGGTGCAGATTACGATGCATTCGTTGAAGAATTCATTCAAGCCGTTCAACGCCGTTGGCCAGATGCTCTAGTTCAGTTCGAAGATTTCGCACAAAAGAACGCAATGCCACTGCTTGAACGCTACAAAGATCGCCTCTGTTGTTTCAACGATGATATCCAAGGTACAGCCGCTGTAACGGTTGGTTCTCTACTTGCAGCATGTAAAGCAGCGAACAGCAAACTGTCAGACCAACGCATCACCTTCTTGGGTGCGGGTTCTGCAGGTTGTGGTATTGCTGAAGCTATCATTGCTCAAATGGTGTCTGAAGGTATCAGCGATGCACAAGCTCGCTCTCAAGTTTACATGGTTGACCGTTGGGGTCTGCTACAGGAAGGCATGCAAAACCTACTTGATTTCCAACAGCGTCTAGTTCAAACCAACGCGAACACCAAAGATTGGGAAAGCGACGGCACTGGTTTCTCTCTACTAGACGTTGTTCGTCACGCGAAACCTACGGTTCTGGTTGGCGTATCTGGTGCTCCGGGTCTGTTCAGTAAAGAAGTCATCAAAGAGATGAACCTACACTGTGAACGTCCTATCGTGTTCCCACTGTCAAACCCAACAAGCCGTGTTGAAGCAACACCAAATGACATTATTCGTTGGACTGACGGCCAAGCGCTTGTTGCGACAGGTAGCCCGTTTGAGCCAGTGGTTCACAACGGCACCACTTACCCAATCGCTCAGTGTAATAACAGCTACATCTTCCCAGGTATTGGCCTTGGTGTATTGGCTGTGAATGCTTCACGCATCACTGACGAAATGCTAATGGAATCAAGCCGAGCACTTGCAACGTGTTCCCCACTTGCTATCAATGGCTCAGGTGCTCTACTTCCACCATTGGAAGAGATCCACACCGTATCTAAAAAGATTGCTTTTGCCGTTGGTAAAAAAGCGATTGAGCAAGGTGTTGCTCTAGAGATCACTGAAGAAGCACTACAACAAGCGATAGACCAGCACTTCTGGCAGCCGGTTTACCGTCGCTACAAGCGTACTGCATTCTAA